Genomic window (Candidatus Krumholzibacteriota bacterium):
AGGGCGGGCTCCGCGTTCGCGCCCTGCGCGAGGCGCACGGCATCGACCGTCGAGACGACGCGCAGCATCGCGGCGAAGACGCCTGCGTAGAGAGCCCGGCGGTACGAGGAACGGCTGCCGTCGCGCAGGTCGCGGTAGCGGTCGAACGCCGTCTCGTTCTCCCAGCGCCAGCTCTGGTCGCCGACGATCGCGTTCGCCTCGTAGTAGTTCTCCATCGCCTCGGCGTCCGTGGGATAGAGATCCCGCGCCTCCCGGCGGATGTACTCGTTGTATCCGCCCGGGCCGTCGCTGCTCCGGTAGCCGGCGATCATCTTGTAGTAGTCGTCGTCCAGGTCGGCGGAGGCGATGTTGGCGAAGGCGACCGCGTAGTCCCGGTATGCCTCCTCGCGGGCGTAGCCCTGCCAGAGGAAGGAGCCGATCGCGACCCAGGCCGCCCCCTCGAGCGCGAAGTAGACGCGCGATCGGACGGTGTGCCCGAGGCGCTGCTGGCCGAGGCCGGGGAGCAGGAACGAGGCGAGCCCGATCTTCGCCGGCGAATACGCCCCGGTCACCGCGTCGCCGGCGGCGCTCCATTCGGCGAGCGCGTCCGCGGCGACGCCGACGCCCGGAGGGGATTCCGATGCGATGACGAGGGCCGGGGCGCCCGCGGGGGCGCTGTCGAAAACGCTTCGGACGCCCGGCGCCGCGGCGGCGTCGACGGCGAAGAACACCAGCATGCACGCGATGAGGGTCTGTTTCACGGCCTCTCTCCCTAGAATCGGTAGACGAGCGAGACGGCGGTCTTCTCCGGGCCGGGATCGAGATCGAGATCCCACCCGGCGCGCTCGACCGGTCCGCCGGATCCCATCCGGTAGGCGATCCATCCAGCGTCGACCATCGAGACGACGCGGTTCACGATCAGGTACATGATATTGTCGTCGGCCCTGCCCAGGTACTTGTTGCTCTCCTGCCTCAGGGAGACGTACCGGGTCCGGTTGGGCGTCCAGAAGTTCCCCGGCTGCTCGACCGACCACGTCGCCCAGTCGTCCCACCCGTAGACGAACGGGTCGTACTTGCCGAGGTTCTCGTAGTACTCCTCGACGTCCTGGCTCTTCGGCATGTAGAGGAAGTAGTCCGATCCCTGGTCGGAGCACCACTCGTTGTACCACTCCCAGCTCTCGCATCCCCCGTAGCCGACGCAGCAGGGATGCTGCTCGAGGAAGCGCGCCTCGCTCCAGTGGGCGTCGGCGAACGCCATGTACTCGCGCTTGATGTCCTTGCCCGTGTCGTGGTTGTCCCGGTACATGTACCAGTTGTACGCGTCGAATGCCATGAAGAGGGGCACGCGGGCCAGCGTCCACGGGTCGCGCGAGTCGAGGTAGAGGTAGAGTTCCCCGAGACCGGGAAGGACGGCCGAGGCGAGGACCGAGATCGCGACGCGCCGGCGCGTTGATCCCCCCGAGGGAACGGCGGGATTGCGCCGCATGTTCAGCTCGGTGATGGACACCTCGGGCGACGCGAGCCGCGTGCCGCCCATACGAAGCGCCTCGCCCGCGAGCCGGGTCTCGATGCCGCGCGTGCCGCGCTCCGTCTCGAAAACCGATTTCGTGGCGACACGTCCGGCGAGAACCGGGGACGCGCCCAAAGCCAGGGTGAGAAGCGCAACCGCAATTCGTGTCTTCATCCGTTCCTTTCCGTTGCCCTCAGTGTACGATCGCGAAGGTCCTCGTCGCCTGCGTCCGGCGCCCGCCGGCCGTCACGACGAGCCGGCAGAGATACACGCCCGACGCCTTGCCGGAGAGATCGACGACGAATTCCGCCTCTCCGCCCCCCACGACGCGCGAGAGGCCGAACACGAGTTCGCCGGTGAGCGTCATGATCTCGAGCCGCGCCTCGCCCGTCGCCGGCGCCGGGAAGTGGAACCGTACGGCCTCGCCCGTCGATGGATTGGGATAGACGACGAGGGTCCGATCGAGCGCGAGCCACTCGTCGGCGCCCGCGGCGCCACCGGCGGAGGGTTGGGCGAAGGCCGTCCGTTGCGGCCCGCCCCACGCCCCCGTCCATGACCCGGACAGTGCGACGGCGGGAAGCGCCCGCCAGCGGAAGCTGCACCCGCCCGTCATCGCCGGGAAGGCCGGTTCGGCCGCGGCGCGGTCGCGCAGGTCGAGCGCGGCGACGAGCGTCTCGCCGCCGGCGTCCGGCACGAGATCGACGCCGTTCGGGAAGCTGGCCGCGATCCGTCGCGGCCAGCCGCGGAGAAGCCGGCCGGCGCCGTCGAAGAGATAGAGCGCACCGAGTTCGCTCCCCGCGGCGACGATCGGGCCGTGCGCCGTCGCCAGCACGACGGGAGACGTCACGATCGTCTCGTCGCCGCGCACGTAGTATTCGTCGGCGGGACGCCGGGGCCAGCCGGTGAGGTTGGCGCCGGAGGCCGTGACTGCGCAGAGATCGCGCCCGTCGGGGTAGACCAGGTCGAGCCAGCCGTCGCCGTCGAGGTCGTGGAGTGCCGGCCGGGCGGCGATGCGCTTCTCGCGGTCCCGCGAGGCGAGGATGCCGTCGCGGCCGAGGAGAAAGAGTCGTCCCGTCGTCATCGCGACAACCCAGATCTCGGCTCCCGGCGCCGCGGGGTCGACGTCGCCGCCGACGAGGGCGACCTCTCCCTCGACCTCCGTTCGGCTCAGGGGGACGGGATACCCGTACGAGCCGTCCCCGGCGCCGTCGAGACGGGGCGTCGAGGCGCCGCCGACCGATTCCACGACGATCTCCCAGCGGCCGACCCACGTGTTCGCCTCGTCGGCGGCGAGGACGAAGAGCGCGTCCGTGCGGCCGAGGGAATCGACCGCCGCCGCGATGTTGCCGACGGGCCTCGTGCCGAAGCCGCCCAGATCGATCGGCGATCCGGCGATCTCGCCGCCGCCCGCGTCGAGACAGTGGAGCACGCCGTCGGCGGTGGTCACCGCCGCGACGATGCCGGCGGCGGTCGACACGAGCACCGGCGGCGCGGCGAGTGCGACGCCGGAGGAAACCGGCCAGCCGGCGAGGGGATCGAAATCCCGGTCGTCGACGAGCCACAGGTCGCCGCCGGCCGTTCCGGCGAGGATCACGCCGCCGTCCGCATCGGGATCGTCGATCCACGCGATCGGCCCGTTCGCGCCGGCGCCGAGGGAGAAAACCGGCTCGTCCAGCCCGGCGATCCGGAGGTCTCCCGCCTCGTCGAGCAGCAGGGCCTCACCGCCGGGAACGAGGAGCACGCCGTCGGCCGCGGGAGAGAACCTTCCCGACGGCAGGATGCGATCGACGCGTCGCAGCGCCGGCACGCCGACATCGAAGGTCATCAGCGTGTCGCGGGCCGAGACGTTCTCGAGGAAGACGCCGCTCGGCACGAGGAGGTTGCTCCACGAGGGGGGCAGGATCGAATCGCCCATCGCCGTCGCGTTCCCCTCGTAGAAGGCGTCGTCGAACCAGCCGAGACCGAACCACGAGTAGGGATCGCCGAGATCGACGACGCCGTTCGCCTCGACGAGGCTCACGCCGTACGGGTAGAGGGTGTTGACCGTGTTGGTCTCCCACCGCTCGGCGATCAGGCGGTCGTCGACGTGCCAGACGAGCAGTCCGGGCCCCCCGTCCGGCCCGGGGTAGTCCGACTCGGTCGGCAAAAGGATGTCGTAGCCGTTGACCAGCTCCCACTCGAGTATCTCCGCCCCAGGATCGTCGCAGTTCAGGCAGTTGCCCGTTCCGAGGATGACACCCGTCTCCCCGTCCGCGACGAAATAGGTGGGCAGGCCGTCCGTCTCGGCCGCCCGGTTTTCCACGAGGAAGTATTCGTCCTCCCCCGCCTCCACGCGGACGACCCGCGCCGGACAACGCTCGACCGCCGTCAGGGCGATCCCCTCGGCGAAGGTCGCGACGGTGTCGACCGTCGTCCAGCCGAGATACGTGCGCGACCACGCGGAGAGGCCGCCGGGGACGAGGCCCTCGGCGTAGGCGCAGTTCTCCCCCGTCTCGTCGCAGACGTAGACGCCCAGCATCCCGCCGCTGTCCATGTTGTCCCAGATGCCGACGGTCGGGGCGTTCGTCTGGACGTTGTAGAGGTCGGGCAGCCCGAGCTGGTGGCCGAACTCGTGGGCGAGCACGGCCGCGATCCCGCTGAGATAGCCGTCCTGGTTCGCCGTTTCGGGAATGACCGAGCCGTAGCGGACCGTCGTCGCGCCGCCATCGACGGTGAAGATGTCCTCGTCGCCGAGACGCGCGTAGAAGGAGGGTATGTCGTTCGGCGTGTCGTAGTTCACGTCGGTCTGCAGGTTCGGCCCGGCGTGCGCGACGACGATCGCGTCGAAGTCGCCGATCCGCTCGGGATAGCCGCGAGAGGCGAGGTCGGCGTCGCAGGCGGTGACCGCGTCGCGGAAGAAGCAGACGAGGCTCTCCGTCTTCCAGTCGCCCCCCTCACCCGGTCCGTAGTCCGCGATGTCCCCGAGGTGGCAGGCGGCGTCGTTCTCCGGCGGCCAGACGATCCACTCGATCTCGACCGCCCCGCAGGACTGCAGCCGGTAGTAGGTGGCGAGCGCCTCCATGTGCGCGTCGAAGTAGGCGCGGTCGTGCGGCGTCGGATCGACGAGGCTCGTTCCGCCCGCCGCGAGATCGAAGCCGCCGCCCGTCGACAGCGAGGAGAGCTGGTCGAGGCGGTCGGTGAGGAAATCGACGCGGATGAGGATCGCCCGGACCGTCCCCCCGGTTGCCGCGGCGGCCGCGCCGAGAAGGGGCCGCTCGCCGAAGGGGCGCGGGAGCGGTCCGCGCGAGAGCCGGTCGCCCTCGACGAGGACGCGGCGCCAGTTCGGCTTCGTCGGCCGGGTGGCCGTTCGCCCCGTCGGAACGAGATGGCCGCTCGCCGTCCGTCTCAGCACCCGCGCCTCCGGCTCTCCGGCCGAGGCCGTTCCCGCCGCCGCGAGCAATGCGACCGACACGACCAGGCCGGCGGCGGCTGTCCTTTTGAAACGGATCGCTGCCACGATCGGCTGTAGCCTTTCCCAGGGGGTCAGAACGTGACTCCGAGCGACCAGCGATGCACCCTGCCCAGGTCGGACGACTGCGGAACGGTCGACCAGTCGAAACGCACCCGCTTGTTGAGGATGAATCCGAGCCCGTAGGTCGCGTCCTTGATGTCGCCGTCCTTGTCGTGGATGTACCCGCCGCGCGCTGCGAAGAGCTGCGCGTAGACGAACTCGGCGCCGGCGTGATAGGTGCTCGACCGTTCGAACTCGACCATCGGCCGGTTGTAGTCGGCCGCGACGGTCAACGTGCCGAACTCGTTGGCGACGGGCGTGTAGGCGAATCCGAGCCGCATGTTCCGGGGCAGATCGGCCGCCTGGTCGCTATCCACGTAGGTGATCGAGGGACCGAGATTCGTGACGGCGAATCCCAGGTTCAGGTTCCGCACCATGAAGCCGCCGACGCTGAAATCGGGGATCTTCCACAGGGCGCCGAAGTCGATGGCGACCGAGTGTCCCTTCCCCTCCTGCCCCTCAATGGTCGCCCAGTCGGGGGCGAGCGAGACATAGACGTACTTCACGTTCATGCCGATCCCGATCGTGTCGAAGATCTTCACCGCGCCGCTCAAGGTCGGAGCGACCTCCCAGGCCGAGGCGGTGCCCACCGGGTTCGGGTCGAGCCGCGTCACTTCGTAGTCGCCGTAGGTCAGGTAGAGGAGGGCGGCGCCGATCGTCCCGATCCCTTCGAGACTGTACACGCCGCCGATGTAGTCGAAGAACACGTCGGAGGCGAGGTCGGGAACGAGCTGCGTGTGCATGAGATCGACCGCTCTGTCGACGAAGGCGATCCCGGCGGGGTTCCACCAGATCGCGGTCGCGTCGTCGGCGATGGCCACGAAGCTCTGACCCATCCCGTTCGCGCGGGCGCTCGGCGGGATGATCAGGCTGCTTGCGCCGGCTTCGCCCTGCGCGAACGCGGCGGTCGCCGACAGGGTGAGCAGGATCAACGATGCGATTGCGAATCTCAACGTCTTCACCATGATTCCCTTCCTCTGAAGATACGGTATCTACATGAATGATAATAATCTGTGCCGCGTCCGGTCAAGCGGTTTACACACGCGGACCGAGGCTCGAAGGACGCGTCATCCCTCTTCGCGACAACTGGTTACCTCAACAGTACCACCTTCCCCGTCACGGTCTCCGTCCTGTTGAACGAATCCCTGAAGGCCACCTCGAGCAGATACAGATACGTTCCGTTGGCCGGGCGGTCGCCCGCGGCGTCCCGTCCGTCCCAGTAGATGCCGTTGAACCCCTCCCCGGCGGTCTCCCGCCGCTCCCAGATGCTCACGCCCGACAGCGTGTAGACGACGAGCCGCACGTCAGCGGCGCTGCTCAGCTGGAAGACGAAGTTCGTGCCGTCGGTGAACGGATTCGGGAAATTGAAGACGTCGGTCACGGCGTAGATGCCCTCCTCGACGATCTCGAAGTCGAGGGTGTCGCTCGCCGCCGCTCCGAGATTGTCGAATGCGCGCATGACCACAGAATGCGGTCCGGGTTCGAAGCCCGGGCCGAGCGGGTACTCCACGCTGCCGGCGGTCGACGAGCCGTGATCGTACGAGAAATATTCCGTGACGTAGATCGGAAAGCCGTCCCGGTCGAACTCGAGCAGGATCGAGCTCTGCGGGTCGACGCCGAGCGTGGCGATCCCGTCCCCGTCCTCGATATCGGCGACGAGGAGCGCCCCCTGCTTCACCTTGTCGGCCTGTCCGGCGAAGAACATCCTGAGCGACGGCGGCGACTCGTTGACCGGGGGCGACGCGGCCGTGACGATGTCGAGCGTGTCCGCCGCGCCCGCGGCGTCCGACCCGTCGCCGACCGTGTACGCGCGGACGCGGGCGCAGGAACCGGTACGACACCGGATCGGGACGGTGTACTCCACGGCGAACCGGCCGTTTTCGACGTCGACCGAGCCGTGGAAGAATTCGCCGCCGGGAAGGTCGTACTTGACGGGATACATGATCCCCTTGCGCTCGACGATCCGGTCGATCCGCTCCTCGGCCTCCTGGACGACGATGTCGACCTCGCCGTTCCACGAGCCGAGCACCGCCCCGCCGTCGGTGACCGCTCCCTGGACGCGGTAGCGCCTTCCCGTCTCCATCGTATCGACGGCGGCGACGTCGAGGGCGACGACCCGCCGCGGCAGGGCCAGCGTCATGGCGGGATCGCCGAGGAGCTCGTATTTCGCGTTGTTGGCCGGATAGGCGAGAACGCTCGTCGACATCTTGGCGAGTTGCAGCGCCGTGCCCACGGGCAGGACCGCCGTCGTGTCGCGCTCCGGGAAGAGCATCCCGTGGAAGGCGAAGTTGAGCGCGGAGTTGCAGTTTCCGTAGGTGGGCGCGACGCCGGCGATCGTCCCGATCGCCCCCCCCGCGTCGAAGGAAACCATCTCCTGCGCCATGCTCCGGTGGTAGGGGGAATCGAGGTCCCCGACCGAGCAGGAGAAGGCGAGGTACAGGGGGCGGCGCGCCCCGTTGGTGAGCGAGAAGACGTCGCTCTTGAGCATCACACGCTCGTCGGTCATCTGGAGGTACGAGCCGTGGCCGGCGAAGTTGATGATCAGCGCTCCCTCGTTCCACCGCCCGAGCAGGTCGCTCGTCGCCGCCGGCTTGATGTCGCCGTCGAACGGGTAGTGATGGAGATAGATCTTGCTGAAGTCGACGAAACGCGGGAAAACACCCACCTCGCGGTCGGCGAGAACCTCCGCGTCGTTCATGAAATAGAAATCGTTGTCCCAGGGATTGGTCGAGTACTCGTCGTCGGCGACGAGCACCACGCGGTTGCGCCAGGGGCCCGTCTCCCCGTTCGCCTCGTAGTCGACGATCCGCATGGCCCAGCGCCGCGCCTCGCCTTCTTCGAGGCAGGTGAGGCGCCCGACGCCGAGGTCGGCGAAGAGATCGACGCCGTCGTCGAGCTTGACGAGATAATCGTCCTCCTCGATCGCCTCGCTCTCCCCCGCGTAGCCCGTGTTGACGTAGAAGGGGACGAGGTCGTTGCCGCGACCGAGATGATTTTTCGGATCGTAGGTGCCGTTGCCGACGATGAGGAGGAAACGGACGACCGGCTCGTCCCCCTCGCGGTACGCGTCGTAGAGGAATTTCATGTAGTTCCGGACGGCGAGCGGATCCTTGAGCCCGCCGGAGAAGTTGTCGTAGACGTGCTGGACGTCGACGGCGCGCACGCGCGGCGCGGCGACGCCGGGAAGCGTGGAGGCCCGGTGCGCCCTGAGGATCTCGGCGGCCGCGCGGAAGCGCCCGTTGTAGACGATGACCATGTGCGGTCCGTCCCCCTCGTCCCGGAGCGAGGGGATGGGCGCGAACGGGGTTCCCGCCACCTCGATGACCGGCCGGCGCAGGGCCGCGGCGGTCGCCGCCGCGTAATGCGCGGGAACCGTGCCGAGCGGATCCTCGAAGAGGACCTTGCCGCCCTCATGCGTCCAGCCGTCCAGCATGGCGGGGGAGCGATGATCGCTCACGTCGACGAGCAGCGGCCGCTCCGATCCGAAGCCGTCGAGATGGAACCGTCCCGTGCCGCTTCCGGCCGGGGCGATGAAGTCGAGCCGGCCGGAGGCCGCGCGGAGCAGACGGTTGTAGTGGATGTCGTACCACAGCACGTACATCGCGTCCGGGATCTGCTTCGAGATGGTGAACACGTTGCCGCCGGCGCGGAGGTTGGTCAGGGCCGCCGTGAGCGTGTCCGGGACGGGCTTGTAGGTGACGTCGTCGATTTGCCACCTGAGCGTGCCGGCCGTCTGGAGGTTGACGCTGCAGACGGCGTCGCCGAGATTCGAGAAGGTGTAGGGACCGTAACGCACGGTGCGGAGCGTGCCGTTGGCGTCGGCGGGATCGCTCAGAACGAAGGTGCTGTTGAAGAGCGAGGTGCCGTCCTTCGCCAGAAGCTGCCAGTACCAGCGGTCATCCGTCTCCATCGGCGAGTAGAGGAGATCCGTCTCGACGTGGATCCGCTCGACGTACCGGTCGATGTCGGTTCCGCCTCCCGTCGGGGAGACGGATCGGCTCTCCATCCGCCTCGGTTCGCCGGGGAATGAGCCGCCCCAGGCGAGCCAGTAGACGTTCCGCGTCTCGTAGGCGTGCTCGTACCGCTCCATGGCGTCGGCGGCGGGATCGAGGTAGTCTTTCCAGCCCGAGGCGCCGACCGCCCAGAAGAGGATCGAGTCCCCCTCCCAGAAGGAGGATCCCTTGACGCGGATCCGGTGCTCGGTCAGGTCCCAGCCGGGGCGGTCGCTCCCGTCCAGGCCGGTCAGGCGGGGCTGCTGCAGCGGGCCCGCGGAGAAGAGCCGGATCGTCGAGGCGTCGATCTGGCGCGGGTCGATCCCCGCGGCGAGCAGGGCGTTGTAGGTGACGATGTAGAGGCCCGGTTCGCTCACGCGGAGCCTGATCCAGTTGTCTGTCCGCGCGAAGGAGAAGGGATCGCCCGGCGCGGCGAGCGTCCGGCGCGGCTCGTCGCGCCAGCCGGCCGCCTGGGCGGCGTTCACGATCGCCGCGTCCCGCGGACGCGGAACGCTTTTCCCCTCCCCTGCGCTCGCCGGTGGGAATGAGAGGCGCGCCACGATCCGGACGGCGTGTCGGTAGCCGGCCGCCTCTGCGTCCCATACGACCGGCATCCAGGAGAGGACGGTCATGGGCCGGGTACGGTAGCGGCCGGTCGTCTCGAGGGAGACGAACGCGTCGTTTCCGGCCTGCGCCGCCGGCGCCGTCCCGCCCGCGTCCCGCCGCCGGAATACCCGGGGCGGCGGACCGTCGAGGGGAACGACGTCGGCGTCGATCGTTTCGATGCGCAGGCCGTCCTCGGCTGGCACCTCGAAGAGAAGCAGTCGTTGCGGAAGGAGGAAACGCCCCTCGATCATCCGTGCGGTGAAGCCGTCGAGTAAAACGACGCTTCCCTCCGCTCCGCCTGGACCGATCGTCGGCGCCGGGGAGGTCAGCTCCACCGTCACGCTTCCCGCGTCCCACGACAGGACGCGGCAACCGTCGGCGGAGACCGGGCGCGAGGCCAGGATCAGCAGGACCGCGAAAAGGAAACGTCTCAAAGGATACCCCCCGCGAGGATCGCGACGACGGCGACCGTGCCGACGGCCTGCAGCACGAGCGAGGACGGCCCCGCCGGCCGGCCGTGCCCGATACGACCCGTGTGACCGGGAAAGATCTTCCTGCTTTCGTCGATCTTCCCGAGCTTCCACAACATGTTCTCCATGTCGGGAGCCGCGCCGAAGATCGCGCCGAGGACGATCGCCGGGCTGCGGAGGCCGAGAAACAGCATCACGGCGAAGACCCCGACGGCGAGCAGGATCTCGAGCGTCATGCTCCTGAGGTCGTAGTGCGGCACGACGTCGAGCGCGACGTGGCTTCCCAGCCCGGCGACCGGGGCCAACCAGGCCCACGGCACGAGCGCCCCCGCCAGGGCCCCGGCTGCGACATGGGTGAACACGCACACGCTCAGTCACCTCTTTTGGAAAAGGACGTTCAGCCGTCGAGCGGCTCGGCCCGATCGACGAGCATGATGGGAATATCCTCCTCGACGGGATAGCGCAACCGGCACGCCTCGCAGACGAGCCAGGCGCCACCGGCGTCCAGGGAGACCTTCTCCTTGCACTTCGGGCAGGCCAGGATATCGAGCAGTTCCTTGTCCATTCTCGCTCCTCCCCCTACAGAAAAATCCCTGACCGATCGGGCATACGAAGACCGCTCCCGTCAGGGACCCCTTTTCGCTGTATTCACCTTGTCCAAGCTGGCACCGTAAGTATACGCGAACCGGCGAGCGCCGGTCAAGGCAAAAGCCCTCGCCGCCCGCCGCCCCGCCCTATTCCGCCTCGAAGGAACCCATCGAATCGAACTTCTCCTCGCGGCTCCTGAGCAGGGCGCCGGGGGGCAGCTCGTCGAGGAGGTCGAACTCCTCGAGGACCGCCCCGCGGACGGCCGCGGCTGTCGCCTCCGGATCGCGGTGCGCCGCGCCGTGTGCCTCCCCGATGATCCGGTCGACGACGCCGAGATCGAAACAGTCTCGCGAGGTCAGGCGCAGCGACGCGGCGGCCTCGGGAGCCTTCTCGCGGCTCTTCCAGAGGATCGCCGCGCACCCCTCCGGGGAGATGACCGAGTAGATCGCGTGCTCGAGCATCAGGATGCGGTCGCCGATCGCCAGGGCCAGCGCTCCCCCGCTCCCTCCCTCGCCGAGTATGACGACGACGATCGGCGTCCGGATGCCGAAGAGGCTCTCGAGGTTGTCGGCAATCGCGCGCGGCTGCCCGCGCTCCTCGGCGCCGACGCCCGGATAGGCGCCGGGCGTGTCGACGATCGAGAGGATGGGCAGTCCGAACTTCTCGGCCATGCGCATCACGCGGAGGGCCTTGCGGAACCCCTCGGGGCTCGCCATGCCGAAGTTCCGCTTCAGCCGGTCGCGCGTCCCCCGCCCCTTCTCATGGCCGACGACGACGACACGCCGATCGCCGATCCTGGAAAGACCGGCGATGACGGCGGCGTCGTCGCCGAAGAGGCGGTCGCCGTGCAGCTCGCGGAACTCGTCGCAGATCATCGCGATCATCCCCCGGGTCGTGGGACGGAGCGGGTGCCGGGCGAGCAGCACCTGCTCCCACGGAGAGAGATCGCCGAAGATCTTCTTCTCGAGCGCGGCGAGCCGGGCGCGGAGGCGCCGCAGCTCGTCGGAGCCGGCGTCGTACCCGTCCCGTTCGAGATCGGCGATCCGCTTTTCGAGATCGGCCAGGGGGCGCTCGAAATCGAGGATCTTCGTGTCGTGCGGCGGCATGTCGTCCCCCGTGATCAGAAGTAGTCGAGCCAGAATATCTCGACGGTGCGCGCCACGCCCTTCTCGGGCAGGTAGTTGCCGGAAAGGTCGCGGAACAGGATCTTCAGGCGCAGGTTCTCGCCGTAGTCGAAGCGGACGCCGGCGTCGAGGTAGCCGCGCCCCCTGGTCAGTCTCGTCGCGACCTCCGTGTCGTCGTCGTTCAGTCCGGCGGCGTAGTCGCCGAGGATGACGAAGCCCGGCGCCAGTTCGAAGGCGAAGCCGGCGAAGAGATCGATGCCGTCCTCGTCCTCGTCCTCGAGGGAGTAGTTGACGCCGCCGTGGATCGAGAAGTCGCGGATCAGGGAATAGTTCTTGGAGAAGGCGATATAGAAACCCTTCGACTTGCGCTCGTAGCGCTCCCAGTCCTCGATGTAGCCGTCCTCGCCCTGCGTGTCGATCCCCACCGCGATCGCCGGTCCCTGGATTCCCTCCTCGACGATCCGCAGACGGAGCTGGAAGCCCGGGATATCGTTGGCTTGCACCTCCCCGCGGCCGATGAACTCCTGGACGCCGTAGGAGACGCCGACCATCAGCCGGTCGCGGAACCCGACCTGGGCGCCGAAGAGCAGCCCGCTGTCCGGGCCGAGCGAGCCGCGGAACAGGTAGGCGCCATGCGGCAGCATCCCCGCCGTCGGCGAGGAAACGAGCGAGATCTCCTCGAAGGACTGGCCGGCGGCCGGAACCGGCGACAGGAGAAGAAACGACAGGAGAACAGCCGCAGCGCTACATCGTGAATTCGACATCTTCGACCCCCGCGATCTCTTTCAGTTCCTCGTAGAGTTCCCTGCCCGGTTGCACGCCGGTGTTCCGCGCGTGGACGACATACGGGCTCCGTCCGTTCTTCCGCC
Coding sequences:
- a CDS encoding immune inhibitor A, whose protein sequence is MAAIRFKRTAAAGLVVSVALLAAAGTASAGEPEARVLRRTASGHLVPTGRTATRPTKPNWRRVLVEGDRLSRGPLPRPFGERPLLGAAAAATGGTVRAILIRVDFLTDRLDQLSSLSTGGGFDLAAGGTSLVDPTPHDRAYFDAHMEALATYYRLQSCGAVEIEWIVWPPENDAACHLGDIADYGPGEGGDWKTESLVCFFRDAVTACDADLASRGYPERIGDFDAIVVAHAGPNLQTDVNYDTPNDIPSFYARLGDEDIFTVDGGATTVRYGSVIPETANQDGYLSGIAAVLAHEFGHQLGLPDLYNVQTNAPTVGIWDNMDSGGMLGVYVCDETGENCAYAEGLVPGGLSAWSRTYLGWTTVDTVATFAEGIALTAVERCPARVVRVEAGEDEYFLVENRAAETDGLPTYFVADGETGVILGTGNCLNCDDPGAEILEWELVNGYDILLPTESDYPGPDGGPGLLVWHVDDRLIAERWETNTVNTLYPYGVSLVEANGVVDLGDPYSWFGLGWFDDAFYEGNATAMGDSILPPSWSNLLVPSGVFLENVSARDTLMTFDVGVPALRRVDRILPSGRFSPAADGVLLVPGGEALLLDEAGDLRIAGLDEPVFSLGAGANGPIAWIDDPDADGGVILAGTAGGDLWLVDDRDFDPLAGWPVSSGVALAAPPVLVSTAAGIVAAVTTADGVLHCLDAGGGEIAGSPIDLGGFGTRPVGNIAAAVDSLGRTDALFVLAADEANTWVGRWEIVVESVGGASTPRLDGAGDGSYGYPVPLSRTEVEGEVALVGGDVDPAAPGAEIWVVAMTTGRLFLLGRDGILASRDREKRIAARPALHDLDGDGWLDLVYPDGRDLCAVTASGANLTGWPRRPADEYYVRGDETIVTSPVVLATAHGPIVAAGSELGALYLFDGAGRLLRGWPRRIAASFPNGVDLVPDAGGETLVAALDLRDRAAAEPAFPAMTGGCSFRWRALPAVALSGSWTGAWGGPQRTAFAQPSAGGAAGADEWLALDRTLVVYPNPSTGEAVRFHFPAPATGEARLEIMTLTGELVFGLSRVVGGGEAEFVVDLSGKASGVYLCRLVVTAGGRRTQATRTFAIVH
- a CDS encoding PorV/PorQ family protein, encoding MVKTLRFAIASLILLTLSATAAFAQGEAGASSLIIPPSARANGMGQSFVAIADDATAIWWNPAGIAFVDRAVDLMHTQLVPDLASDVFFDYIGGVYSLEGIGTIGAALLYLTYGDYEVTRLDPNPVGTASAWEVAPTLSGAVKIFDTIGIGMNVKYVYVSLAPDWATIEGQEGKGHSVAIDFGALWKIPDFSVGGFMVRNLNLGFAVTNLGPSITYVDSDQAADLPRNMRLGFAYTPVANEFGTLTVAADYNRPMVEFERSSTYHAGAEFVYAQLFAARGGYIHDKDGDIKDATYGLGFILNKRVRFDWSTVPQSSDLGRVHRWSLGVTF
- a CDS encoding Trm112 family protein, which produces MDKELLDILACPKCKEKVSLDAGGAWLVCEACRLRYPVEEDIPIMLVDRAEPLDG
- a CDS encoding acetyl-CoA carboxylase carboxyltransferase subunit alpha, whose amino-acid sequence is MPPHDTKILDFERPLADLEKRIADLERDGYDAGSDELRRLRARLAALEKKIFGDLSPWEQVLLARHPLRPTTRGMIAMICDEFRELHGDRLFGDDAAVIAGLSRIGDRRVVVVGHEKGRGTRDRLKRNFGMASPEGFRKALRVMRMAEKFGLPILSIVDTPGAYPGVGAEERGQPRAIADNLESLFGIRTPIVVVILGEGGSGGALALAIGDRILMLEHAIYSVISPEGCAAILWKSREKAPEAAASLRLTSRDCFDLGVVDRIIGEAHGAAHRDPEATAAAVRGAVLEEFDLLDELPPGALLRSREEKFDSMGSFEAE